Proteins co-encoded in one Bacillus infantis NRRL B-14911 genomic window:
- a CDS encoding general stress protein translates to MAEEQKHIVGVYDTQSEAIEAVEELRAQGYDTKDISVVGKNDDDVEAVTEQTGTKAEEGLAAGAAAGGTLGGLAGLLAGAGALAIPGIGPVLAAGPLAGALTGAAAGAGLGGLTGALVGMGIPEDDAEHYSGQIKEGKILVFVDGRSDKLREQKMNPGEAGMPDNEPVMPVDNVYVPPQGTRSPVSDDPEIVKDRMKVDNNKMY, encoded by the coding sequence ATGGCAGAAGAACAGAAGCATATAGTAGGCGTTTATGATACACAAAGTGAAGCCATTGAAGCTGTAGAGGAATTAAGGGCCCAAGGCTATGACACAAAGGATATTTCAGTGGTAGGGAAAAATGATGATGACGTGGAAGCAGTAACAGAGCAGACAGGGACGAAGGCGGAAGAAGGCCTTGCTGCCGGAGCTGCTGCCGGAGGTACGCTCGGCGGACTTGCAGGACTGCTGGCAGGAGCCGGAGCCCTTGCCATCCCGGGCATCGGTCCGGTGCTCGCCGCAGGACCCCTTGCAGGAGCACTCACAGGGGCAGCTGCCGGAGCCGGACTTGGAGGGCTTACAGGAGCCCTCGTCGGTATGGGGATTCCGGAAGATGATGCCGAGCATTACAGCGGCCAAATCAAGGAAGGCAAAATACTGGTGTTTGTTGACGGCAGATCGGACAAGCTGCGTGAGCAGAAAATGAATCCTGGTGAAGCTGGCATGCCGGACAATGAACCAGTTATGCCGGTCGACAACGTCTATGTTCCCCCTCAAGGGACAAGGTCGCCTGTCTCAGATGACCCGGAAATTGTAAAAGACAGAATGAAGGTCGACAACAATAAAATGTATTAA
- a CDS encoding Fpg/Nei family DNA glycosylase: MPELPEMETCRQLLGRQLTGLMITEAEINREKSINVPPAEFIRQVQNSTITSIDRRAKHLIFRLSSGKNLLLHLMLGGWMYLGNDEDNPDRTKQVILSFGSRKLYFIGLRLGYLHLLTAQELEKEFEELGPEPLDPGFTAASFAQLLEKKRGMLKTSLVNQHFIAGIGNCYSDEICHQAGLLPMRKIEELSEMEKSRLYPAMKTVFANAIQSGGYMDEPLFKGDLITGGYNERCMVYDRKGESCLRCGSQIVKEEISSRKTFYCPGCQS, translated from the coding sequence ATGCCCGAGCTTCCTGAAATGGAAACCTGCCGCCAGCTGCTGGGCCGTCAGCTGACGGGGCTTATGATCACAGAGGCCGAAATCAACAGAGAAAAATCTATCAATGTTCCGCCGGCAGAATTTATCAGGCAGGTGCAGAACAGCACAATCACAAGCATCGATAGGCGCGCCAAGCATCTGATCTTCCGGCTCAGCTCCGGAAAAAATCTTCTCCTCCATCTGATGCTTGGAGGATGGATGTATCTTGGCAATGACGAAGATAATCCTGACAGGACAAAGCAGGTGATCCTGTCATTTGGCAGCAGGAAGCTGTACTTCATCGGCCTGCGGCTCGGCTACCTGCATCTGCTGACTGCACAGGAGCTGGAGAAAGAATTCGAAGAGCTGGGACCGGAACCTTTGGATCCTGGATTTACGGCAGCCTCATTTGCCCAGTTATTGGAGAAAAAACGTGGAATGCTCAAGACATCGCTTGTGAACCAGCATTTCATTGCAGGAATCGGAAACTGCTATTCAGATGAAATCTGCCACCAGGCCGGACTTTTGCCGATGAGGAAAATCGAGGAGCTCAGCGAAATGGAGAAGAGCAGACTGTATCCGGCAATGAAAACAGTGTTTGCAAACGCAATCCAGAGCGGAGGCTATATGGATGAGCCGCTTTTTAAAGGCGATCTGATAACCGGCGGTTATAATGAACGCTGCATGGTATATGACAGAAAAGGGGAAAGCTGCCTCCGCTGCGGCTCACAGATCGTAAAGGAAGAGATTTCATCACGGAAAACCTTTTATTGTCCAGGCTGCCAGTCGTGA
- a CDS encoding phosphotransferase codes for MNQPWSGEISIASLEARELLLSQFPELAPAEVEHFGEGFDNRVFLVNDEYVFRFPRKAAAEELLKTESRILPELRIAAGVDFPVPVYSGKPDKGYPCFFSGYRKISGSAPAGPGGKSLPAGWLNS; via the coding sequence ATGAATCAGCCGTGGAGTGGAGAAATATCCATTGCTTCCCTTGAGGCAAGGGAACTTCTGTTAAGCCAGTTTCCTGAACTGGCGCCTGCTGAGGTGGAGCACTTTGGAGAAGGCTTTGATAACAGAGTGTTTTTAGTCAATGATGAATATGTATTCCGCTTTCCGCGGAAAGCGGCAGCAGAAGAGCTGCTGAAGACAGAAAGCCGGATACTGCCTGAGCTCCGCATTGCTGCCGGAGTCGATTTTCCTGTGCCAGTATATAGCGGAAAACCTGATAAAGGCTATCCGTGTTTTTTTTCCGGCTACAGAAAGATCAGCGGATCAGCTCCAGCAGGCCCGGGGGGAAAGAGTCTGCCAGCAGGCTGGCTGAATTCCTGA
- a CDS encoding aminoglycoside phosphotransferase family protein yields the protein MFFFRLQKDQRISSSRPGGKESASRLAEFLKQHHSFPIKKAKELGVPFDTYNRLDMETRLVKMEEYAEKGKAAGILKEEESLFSYIKKAIPIKVECDPVLVHGDLHIRNILADPEGEISGIIDWGDVHLGNPSIDLSIAYSYLRPDAREEFFGAYGEPGPEARDLARFKGIYTALLLAVYAHDRGDAVLVGAASDSLVLALAD from the coding sequence GTGTTTTTTTTCCGGCTACAGAAAGATCAGCGGATCAGCTCCAGCAGGCCCGGGGGGAAAGAGTCTGCCAGCAGGCTGGCTGAATTCCTGAAGCAGCACCACTCCTTTCCTATTAAAAAAGCTAAGGAACTTGGCGTCCCGTTTGATACATACAACAGGCTTGATATGGAAACAAGGCTTGTGAAAATGGAAGAGTACGCCGAAAAAGGGAAAGCCGCTGGAATCCTTAAGGAGGAAGAAAGCCTTTTTTCTTATATCAAAAAAGCCATACCCATAAAAGTGGAATGTGATCCAGTTCTTGTGCACGGCGATCTGCATATAAGAAATATCCTGGCCGATCCTGAAGGGGAAATCAGCGGAATCATTGACTGGGGCGATGTTCATCTCGGCAATCCGAGCATTGACCTTTCCATTGCGTACAGCTATCTCCGGCCGGATGCCAGGGAAGAGTTTTTTGGGGCATATGGAGAACCTGGGCCCGAAGCAAGGGATCTCGCAAGATTCAAAGGCATCTATACAGCCTTGCTGCTTGCGGTATATGCCCATGACCGCGGGGATGCAGTTCTAGTTGGCGCTGCAAGTGACAGCCTGGTTCTGGCGCTGGCTGACTGA